One genomic region from Campylobacter concisus encodes:
- a CDS encoding Fur family transcriptional regulator encodes MENFELFYKHFKEFLEAFGQKKSDIKEQILYVLFTSNSHLSAQEISSEIYKIYKNEISMTSIYLFLNFLETHHLANSFEENGVKKFELNLKSSHDHLICEICEKIVDFEDEMIEQRQEQICKEKNFSEQSHTMILYGICSDCQKKNGN; translated from the coding sequence GTGGAAAATTTTGAACTATTTTATAAGCATTTTAAAGAGTTTTTAGAAGCCTTTGGGCAAAAAAAATCAGATATAAAAGAGCAAATTTTATATGTGCTTTTTACCAGCAACTCTCATCTAAGTGCTCAAGAAATTTCTTCAGAAATTTATAAAATATATAAAAATGAAATTTCAATGACTTCTATCTACTTATTTTTAAATTTTCTCGAAACCCACCATCTAGCAAATTCCTTTGAGGAAAATGGTGTAAAGAAATTTGAGTTAAATTTAAAATCCTCTCACGATCATTTGATATGTGAAATTTGTGAGAAGATAGTTGATTTTGAAGATGAGATGATAGAGCAAAGGCAAGAGCAAATTTGCAAAGAAAAAAATTTTAGCGAGCAGTCGCATACCATGATACTTTATGGCATTTGCAGTGATTGCCAAAAGAAAAATGGAAATTAA
- a CDS encoding ferritin-like domain-containing protein → MLNELLNASYTSEKNALSLYENLASFGDVFNEIANIRKNAIILIEKFASAHDYELACENEAIFLPAKNKEDALIQALNYELELNKMYEKFCESLDDEELKDLFFRLWATSNNEYVTSLKQRLKEIYSGCEIKNELNLNEISQNFEQNGITNILENYQNDFNEITKSLQNIASGKADKSELAKITNNPNFSFFSGLALGALGISVVSKNFNKDEENE, encoded by the coding sequence ATGCTTAATGAACTTTTAAATGCATCATATACCAGCGAAAAGAATGCACTTAGCTTATATGAAAATTTAGCTTCATTTGGTGATGTTTTTAACGAGATCGCAAATATCAGAAAAAATGCGATCATCTTGATAGAAAAATTTGCGAGTGCTCATGATTATGAGCTTGCTTGCGAAAATGAAGCTATATTTTTGCCAGCAAAAAATAAAGAAGATGCGCTGATACAAGCTTTAAACTATGAGTTAGAACTAAATAAAATGTATGAAAAATTTTGTGAAAGCTTAGATGATGAAGAGCTAAAAGATCTATTTTTTAGACTTTGGGCTACTTCAAATAATGAATATGTCACCTCTTTAAAACAACGCTTAAAAGAAATTTATAGTGGCTGCGAAATAAAAAATGAGCTAAATTTAAATGAAATTTCACAAAATTTTGAGCAAAATGGCATAACAAATATTTTAGAAAACTATCAAAACGACTTTAATGAGATAACTAAAAGCTTGCAAAATATCGCAAGTGGCAAAGCTGATAAAAGCGAGTTAGCAAAGATAACCAATAATCCAAATTTCTCGTTTTTTAGCGGACTTGCGCTTGGGGCATTAGGCATTTCAGTAGTTAGCAAAAATTTTAATAAGGATGAAGAAAATGAATAA
- the acpS gene encoding holo-ACP synthase: MIGIDIIKIDRISRLKARYGELFLKRFLSDDEIALAKKDATLAGFWAAKEAASKALGVGISKECGFLDITISKDTKNAPKIKFSPKIYTNFNIKEASLSITHDGGFAVAAVMIV, translated from the coding sequence ATGATAGGTATTGATATCATTAAAATAGATAGAATTTCTAGACTTAAAGCTCGTTATGGCGAGCTTTTTCTAAAAAGATTTTTAAGCGATGATGAGATCGCACTAGCAAAAAAGGATGCAACTTTGGCTGGATTTTGGGCAGCCAAAGAAGCAGCTAGCAAAGCCCTTGGTGTGGGCATCAGCAAAGAGTGTGGCTTTTTAGACATAACTATAAGTAAAGATACAAAAAATGCACCAAAGATAAAATTTAGCCCAAAAATTTATACAAATTTTAATATCAAAGAAGCAAGCCTTAGCATAACTCACGACGGTGGTTTTGCTGTAGCTGCAGTGATGATTGTCTAA
- a CDS encoding lipid-binding SYLF domain-containing protein, with amino-acid sequence MKRLLIIFLAGLFFTPCLNADVIQNQKLKNAINILNAFGTRNLKPNTKFEGIKAIAIIPDVTKAGAIVTGSTGKGVFIAKNDDGEWSSPFFVNYTSGSIGLQLGYSSADMIILFKNSEAYANLFNAKDTISLKAEATGGIGNEVAITSDLPEISAFAEERGKTSGAFVGVSLDVARLKINRQDTNDYYERMYDFENIYNNSPKASKYTLKFKEIISKYFL; translated from the coding sequence ATGAAAAGACTATTAATCATATTTCTTGCTGGTTTATTTTTCACGCCATGCTTAAATGCTGATGTGATCCAAAATCAAAAGCTAAAAAATGCAATAAATATTTTAAACGCTTTTGGTACAAGAAATTTAAAGCCAAACACTAAATTTGAAGGCATAAAAGCGATTGCCATAATCCCTGATGTGACAAAAGCAGGCGCTATCGTTACTGGCTCAACAGGTAAAGGCGTTTTTATCGCTAAAAACGATGATGGTGAATGGTCAAGCCCATTTTTTGTAAATTACACATCTGGTAGCATAGGCTTACAGCTTGGTTACAGCTCAGCTGACATGATTATATTATTTAAAAATTCAGAAGCTTATGCAAATTTATTTAATGCAAAAGATACGATCAGTCTAAAAGCAGAAGCAACTGGTGGCATTGGTAACGAAGTAGCGATCACAAGTGATTTGCCTGAAATTTCAGCATTTGCTGAGGAGCGTGGCAAGACAAGTGGTGCTTTTGTAGGAGTTAGCTTAGATGTGGCAAGACTAAAAATAAATAGACAAGACACAAATGATTACTATGAGCGAATGTATGATTTTGAAAATATCTACAATAATAGCCCAAAAGCTAGTAAATACACACTAAAATTTAAAGAAATAATCTCAAAATACTTCTTATAG
- the ybaK gene encoding Cys-tRNA(Pro) deacylase, giving the protein MIHKTNAARALDKLKINYEILEYEVDLNDLSALHVAASTKQDIKQIYKTIVCECEPKNFVVACLQGDLELDLKALAHACGAKRCELINLKDLEKITGYIRGGCSPLAMKKHFATFIDERAKEQEYVLVSAGVRGKQIKIAPNDLLKACEAKFAPIARLAL; this is encoded by the coding sequence ATGATACATAAAACAAATGCTGCTAGAGCTTTAGACAAGCTAAAAATTAATTATGAAATTTTAGAGTATGAAGTTGATTTGAACGATCTTTCAGCCCTCCACGTAGCAGCTAGCACCAAGCAAGATATAAAGCAAATTTATAAAACTATCGTTTGTGAGTGTGAGCCTAAAAATTTCGTTGTTGCTTGCTTGCAAGGCGATTTGGAGCTTGATCTAAAAGCACTTGCTCACGCGTGTGGCGCCAAACGCTGCGAGCTTATAAATTTAAAAGACTTAGAAAAGATCACTGGCTACATCAGGGGTGGCTGCTCGCCGCTTGCTATGAAAAAACACTTTGCAACATTTATCGATGAACGTGCAAAAGAGCAAGAATACGTGTTAGTAAGTGCTGGAGTGAGAGGCAAACAAATCAAAATAGCACCAAACGATCTTTTAAAGGCTTGTGAAGCCAAATTTGCACCTATCGCTAGGCTAGCTCTTTAA
- the fliL gene encoding flagellar basal body-associated protein FliL, with the protein MAEEVEEKKAKKGGNGALMIIIIAIFVLLLVIGGLVAFLMLSSDEPKEANMMQAPAQTQTQSMPAQNKAKHGSNDYSNMGPIYPLDQFIVNLLSENGSRFLKTKIDMEQSDELLTPELDKKKALLRDIIIRTLSSKTYEEVSTAKGKDRLKDEIVGKLNEVLNDGYIKNIFFTDFVVQ; encoded by the coding sequence ATGGCTGAAGAAGTTGAAGAGAAAAAAGCAAAAAAAGGTGGCAATGGTGCATTAATGATAATTATCATTGCGATATTTGTTTTGCTGCTAGTTATTGGAGGGCTAGTTGCGTTTTTGATGCTTAGTTCTGACGAGCCAAAAGAGGCAAACATGATGCAAGCACCAGCTCAGACTCAAACGCAGTCCATGCCAGCTCAAAATAAGGCAAAGCATGGTAGTAATGACTATTCAAATATGGGGCCGATATATCCGCTTGATCAGTTTATTGTAAATTTGCTTAGCGAAAATGGCTCAAGATTTCTTAAAACCAAGATTGATATGGAGCAAAGCGATGAGTTGCTAACTCCTGAGCTTGATAAGAAAAAAGCACTTTTAAGAGATATTATTATAAGAACACTTTCGTCAAAAACCTACGAAGAAGTAAGCACTGCAAAAGGCAAAGATAGGCTAAAAGACGAGATCGTGGGCAAGCTAAATGAAGTGCTAAATGATGGCTACATCAAAAACATATTTTTTACTGATTTTGTGGTTCAATGA
- a CDS encoding trimeric intracellular cation channel family protein encodes MSLILFVEYVGIASAALSGFLFAVKKECDWLGVFLSAFLTALGGGIMRDMLVGRAVYSFTHYMPVSVVIFMLIVSRVANLHIKREGLERKFVFIFADAIDVICFSIVGAMVAIEYNYNIFGVMMIAFFNGVGGGILRDILLNEIPWFLRTGLYGTISLGVGLAYFVLYHLGLSNIFFTMLLLAAGITVRMFAFYRGWKLPDL; translated from the coding sequence ATGAGTTTGATACTTTTTGTCGAATACGTCGGTATCGCATCAGCTGCACTTAGTGGGTTTTTATTTGCAGTAAAAAAGGAGTGCGACTGGCTTGGAGTCTTTTTGTCTGCATTTTTGACCGCACTTGGTGGCGGTATCATGCGTGATATGCTTGTTGGTAGGGCAGTTTATTCATTTACGCACTATATGCCAGTAAGTGTTGTTATTTTTATGTTGATTGTTTCAAGAGTGGCAAATTTACACATAAAAAGAGAAGGTTTGGAGCGAAAATTTGTATTCATCTTCGCCGATGCGATCGATGTTATCTGTTTTTCGATCGTTGGAGCAATGGTTGCTATTGAGTACAACTATAACATCTTTGGCGTGATGATGATCGCCTTTTTTAACGGCGTTGGTGGCGGTATCTTAAGAGATATTTTGCTAAATGAAATTCCATGGTTTTTACGCACTGGGCTTTACGGCACTATAAGCCTTGGTGTGGGGCTTGCTTACTTTGTGCTATATCATCTTGGGCTTAGTAATATCTTTTTTACTATGCTCTTGCTTGCTGCTGGCATTACGGTTAGGATGTTTGCATTTTATAGAGGCTGGAAGCTACCTGATCTATGA
- a CDS encoding HMA2 domain-containing protein: MDIKTQTLAQVASYFSMIAHTNGRLRVRVSPKIKELSSSVNLASLDDVIAQINGIKNVKFNKLIGSVTIEYDHEIFPKNLWEDLLKGQNLEEISTRVNEVAKEVKYA, from the coding sequence ATGGATATAAAAACACAAACTTTAGCACAAGTTGCAAGCTATTTTTCAATGATAGCTCACACAAACGGCAGACTAAGAGTAAGAGTTAGCCCAAAGATAAAAGAGCTAAGTAGTAGCGTAAATTTAGCTAGTCTAGATGATGTTATAGCTCAGATAAATGGTATAAAAAATGTAAAATTTAACAAGCTAATCGGCTCTGTAACGATCGAATATGATCATGAAATTTTTCCAAAAAACCTTTGGGAAGATCTCTTAAAAGGGCAAAATTTAGAAGAGATCTCAACTAGGGTAAATGAAGTTGCAAAAGAAGTGAAATATGCTTAA
- the radA gene encoding DNA repair protein RadA, translating into MAKAKPVFECQACGNQQAKWLGKCPQCGAWDSFVELSQQEIKISKEIAKSSGAPSKAISIDEVEIQNFTRFSTKDSELDLVLGGGVVEGSLVLIGGSPGIGKSTLLLKIGSNLAKDGKKTLYVSGEESQSQIKMRADRLNAVDKNLYLLTEICLEDIMLEVQKSDYKVLVIDSIQTLYSQNITSAPGSITQVREITFELMRLAKSQNICVFIIGHITKEGSIAGPRVLEHMVDVVLYFEGDASRELRILRGFKNRFGSTSEVGIFEMSQHGLVSANEVSSKFFTRGGAMSGSAITIIMEGSRALSIEIQALVCESAYPKRSSTGFERNRLDMLLALLERKLEIPLGHYDVFINVSGGVKISETAADLAVIAAIISSFKNRPISKDSVFIGELSLNGEIREIFNLDQRLKEAKMQKFKNAIIPNKPLDTQGLKCFYAKDITQVLEWM; encoded by the coding sequence ATGGCAAAAGCAAAGCCAGTTTTTGAGTGTCAAGCCTGCGGTAATCAACAGGCAAAGTGGCTAGGCAAATGCCCACAATGTGGGGCTTGGGATAGCTTTGTCGAGCTTAGCCAGCAAGAGATAAAGATAAGCAAAGAGATAGCAAAAAGTAGTGGCGCACCTAGCAAAGCCATAAGCATAGACGAAGTTGAAATTCAAAATTTTACGAGATTTAGCACCAAAGATAGCGAGCTAGACCTTGTTCTTGGTGGTGGCGTTGTTGAGGGCTCGCTTGTTTTAATAGGCGGTAGCCCTGGCATTGGCAAATCAACATTGCTTCTAAAAATCGGCTCAAATTTAGCAAAAGACGGTAAAAAAACGCTCTATGTAAGCGGCGAAGAGAGCCAAAGCCAGATAAAAATGAGAGCTGATAGGCTAAATGCTGTGGATAAAAATTTATACCTATTAACTGAAATTTGCCTAGAAGATATCATGCTAGAGGTGCAAAAGAGCGACTACAAGGTGCTAGTCATTGACTCCATTCAAACGCTTTATAGCCAAAATATAACCTCCGCGCCAGGCTCGATCACGCAGGTTCGTGAGATCACGTTTGAGCTAATGAGGCTTGCAAAGAGCCAAAACATCTGCGTTTTCATCATCGGTCACATAACCAAAGAGGGCTCGATCGCAGGGCCTAGAGTGCTTGAACACATGGTCGATGTGGTACTTTATTTCGAGGGCGACGCGAGCAGAGAGTTAAGAATTTTGCGTGGATTTAAAAACCGCTTTGGATCGACAAGCGAGGTTGGCATATTTGAGATGAGCCAGCACGGACTCGTGAGCGCAAACGAGGTTTCTAGTAAATTTTTCACGCGTGGCGGAGCGATGAGCGGCAGTGCGATCACCATCATAATGGAGGGCTCAAGGGCGCTTAGCATCGAAATTCAGGCACTTGTTTGCGAAAGCGCCTACCCAAAACGAAGCTCAACTGGCTTTGAAAGAAACCGCCTAGATATGCTGCTAGCACTTCTTGAGCGAAAGCTAGAAATTCCACTTGGGCACTACGACGTCTTTATAAACGTTTCAGGTGGCGTTAAGATAAGCGAAACTGCAGCCGATCTAGCCGTCATTGCAGCGATAATCAGCAGCTTCAAAAACCGCCCTATCAGCAAGGACAGTGTATTCATCGGCGAGCTAAGTCTAAACGGCGAGATAAGAGAAATTTTCAACCTCGATCAGCGCCTAAAAGAGGCAAAAATGCAGAAATTTAAAAATGCGATCATCCCAAACAAACCGCTTGACACGCAAGGGCTAAAATGCTTTTACGCAAAAGATATCACGCAAGTGCTTGAGTGGATGTAA
- the ftsY gene encoding signal recognition particle-docking protein FtsY has protein sequence MLDFLKKGFEKTFGAISSAKKSKKIDKESLEEILLEADVAYEIVEEILYYLPPQDEVSRADLRRVMSSYFIYENERVIEPDKPFVDLILGVNGAGKTTTIAKLANLYKNNGKSVILGACDTFRAGAIEQLRQWSIRLNVPIVATQQGHDPSAVAYDTISSALAKGIDRVILDTAGRLQNQTNLANELEKIVRISKKAYEKAPHRKILILDGTQGNAGVAQAKAFNDIISLDGVIITKLDGTAKGGALFGVARELELPIFYIGVGESMDDIIKFNPDEFLDELMDAIFE, from the coding sequence ATGCTTGATTTTCTAAAAAAAGGCTTTGAGAAGACTTTTGGAGCGATAAGCTCAGCGAAGAAGTCAAAAAAGATAGACAAAGAGAGCTTAGAAGAAATTTTACTTGAAGCTGACGTAGCTTACGAGATCGTGGAAGAAATTTTATACTACTTGCCGCCACAAGATGAAGTAAGTAGAGCCGATCTTAGACGCGTTATGAGTAGCTATTTCATCTACGAAAACGAGCGTGTGATCGAGCCTGATAAGCCATTTGTCGATCTCATCCTTGGCGTAAATGGCGCTGGCAAGACGACAACGATCGCAAAGCTTGCAAATTTATATAAAAATAACGGCAAAAGCGTCATTTTAGGCGCTTGTGATACATTTAGAGCTGGAGCGATCGAGCAGCTACGCCAGTGGTCAATTAGGCTAAATGTGCCAATAGTCGCCACCCAGCAAGGGCATGATCCTTCAGCTGTTGCTTACGATACGATTAGCTCAGCCCTTGCAAAAGGCATCGACCGCGTTATCCTTGACACAGCCGGCAGACTTCAAAACCAGACAAATTTAGCAAACGAGCTAGAAAAGATCGTTCGTATTAGCAAAAAAGCTTACGAAAAAGCGCCTCACCGCAAAATTTTGATTCTTGATGGCACGCAAGGCAATGCCGGAGTTGCGCAAGCGAAAGCGTTTAACGATATCATCTCGCTTGATGGTGTCATCATCACAAAGCTTGATGGCACTGCAAAGGGTGGAGCGCTATTTGGCGTGGCAAGAGAGCTTGAGCTACCTATATTTTATATAGGCGTTGGCGAAAGCATGGATGATATCATCAAATTTAACCCAGATGAATTTTTAGACGAGCTGATGGACGCTATTTTTGAGTAG
- a CDS encoding SAM-dependent methyltransferase, with translation MKFSEFFDIWVNENYYKFGVDIGKKGDFYTNVSVGYLFGVCLANYFLKLLRNGEISSSCKVVEIGTNSGDTIADFAQGIFTLEPEILKNLEFIIIEPHENLRKKQLETFTKRFGNDVKIRHYKNLDECSFDEIFVISNELLDAFSCEVIEGQNMLFVDSDLKFHWQKADQNLLALAKKFGIKKGEISTSYAKFATQLANAAKKVRFLSFDYGEFEPKNEFSLRIFKNHQVFSLFEISNLALYFKRSDLTYSLCFKQVKEAFCEAGFKMLKFKKQNEALVCDFGVDEILSLVLEKGSKQAYENAVKQAKFLLSPEFLGEKFKFIEFLKS, from the coding sequence ATGAAATTTAGCGAGTTTTTTGATATCTGGGTCAATGAAAACTACTATAAGTTTGGCGTAGATATCGGCAAAAAGGGCGATTTTTACACAAATGTAAGCGTTGGCTATCTTTTTGGTGTTTGCCTTGCGAACTACTTTTTAAAGCTGCTTAGAAACGGCGAAATTTCTAGCTCTTGCAAGGTCGTAGAGATCGGCACAAACTCTGGCGATACGATTGCTGATTTTGCGCAAGGAATTTTTACGCTTGAGCCAGAGATCTTAAAAAATTTAGAGTTTATTATCATTGAGCCTCACGAAAATTTAAGGAAAAAGCAGCTTGAAACTTTTACAAAGCGCTTTGGCAATGATGTCAAAATAAGACATTATAAAAATTTAGACGAGTGCTCGTTTGATGAAATTTTTGTCATCTCAAATGAGCTACTTGACGCATTTAGCTGTGAGGTGATAGAGGGGCAAAATATGCTTTTTGTGGATAGTGATCTAAAATTTCACTGGCAAAAAGCAGATCAAAACTTGCTAGCTCTTGCAAAGAAATTTGGCATAAAAAAGGGCGAGATATCAACTAGCTACGCTAAATTTGCAACCCAGCTTGCAAATGCAGCAAAAAAGGTGAGATTTTTAAGCTTTGATTACGGCGAATTTGAGCCAAAAAATGAGTTTAGCCTAAGAATTTTTAAAAACCATCAAGTATTTTCTTTATTTGAAATTTCAAACCTCGCGTTATACTTTAAAAGATCGGATCTAACATATAGCCTTTGCTTTAAGCAAGTAAAAGAGGCTTTTTGTGAGGCTGGCTTTAAGATGCTTAAATTTAAAAAACAAAATGAAGCTTTAGTCTGTGATTTTGGTGTGGATGAAATTTTATCTTTGGTGCTTGAAAAAGGTAGCAAGCAAGCCTATGAAAATGCAGTTAAACAAGCAAAATTTCTACTTTCACCTGAGTTTTTGGGAGAGAAATTTAAATTTATAGAGTTTTTAAAGAGCTAG
- a CDS encoding VanZ family protein — MAIDFLAFTPKSPAIIENSWDKANYFLAFCVLYILLYLGYEFKIFKNLALLLAFGVQIELVQAFLPNRSFSLLDIVADMIGAAFGVIVVEI, encoded by the coding sequence TTGGCGATCGATTTTCTTGCATTTACTCCAAAAAGTCCTGCGATCATCGAAAATTCGTGGGACAAAGCAAACTATTTTTTAGCTTTTTGCGTCCTATACATCCTGCTCTATCTTGGCTATGAGTTTAAAATTTTTAAAAATTTAGCCCTGCTTTTAGCCTTTGGTGTGCAAATAGAACTCGTTCAAGCATTTTTACCAAACAGGAGCTTTAGCTTGCTTGACATCGTGGCTGACATGATTGGAGCAGCTTTTGGAGTGATAGTAGTTGAAATTTAA
- a CDS encoding oxidoreductase, whose translation MNNPYINEENVASETAANNVAATQPSAIDNAINNAAQNLPFVPENFNAAGFVKGLVLGGIAAYVLTNPKAQECVFKAIIKGGELINAGIEELKERFEDVKAELDSQK comes from the coding sequence ATGAATAACCCTTACATCAACGAAGAAAACGTAGCAAGTGAAACTGCAGCTAACAATGTAGCAGCTACTCAGCCAAGTGCAATCGATAATGCAATAAACAATGCAGCTCAAAATTTACCATTTGTACCTGAAAATTTTAATGCTGCTGGCTTTGTAAAAGGCCTAGTTTTAGGCGGTATCGCAGCTTATGTACTAACTAATCCAAAAGCACAAGAGTGCGTATTTAAAGCGATTATCAAAGGTGGCGAGCTTATAAATGCTGGCATAGAAGAACTAAAAGAGCGTTTTGAAGATGTCAAAGCAGAACTTGACTCACAAAAATAA
- a CDS encoding heavy metal translocating P-type ATPase encodes MTHKNKITLAHKSKNRARFICESLNARSDVSAIEAAISERTDALSVRVNKYAKSIIVEYDKNYDKILNFIKSYEFPTKAKDPNLPSKANIYKAAAALGITPFMSNKTLKSAVTLYATAPNLIEGAKELRHEGITSKVLEATAIGTSLAMGDHLAANSTNLMINIGEYMEESASHRSDDLIKELAKPNIEEVWVERNLNGEKTLEKVKTENLKKGDIVVVGAGETIGVDGYIVEGNADVNQVSMTGEAEPIPKARGDRVISGTVVDEGRIKIWAENVGSDTATARIKEYIQTSLNEKSAIGVKALKLADKLVPVTLSLAGLSYIINKNMNSVASVLQADYSCALKLATPVAFKSSISKAGRNGILVKGAKAIEALSSVDTFVFDKTGTLTHGRLSVVEIYSFKEGFSQNDILNLTASAEEHYFHPVAEAIVEAANKRGFHHIHHDEVEFIVAHGVKTAMHGKEVVIGSRHFLEDDEMISFKAHEALISEALNSGLTLLYVGYDKELVGVIAMKDDMRENAKDMVAKLRSLGVKEVVMLSGDIKSKAEEVARELGLDRVYAECLPTDKAAIIEELKSEGKKVAFVGDGINDAPSLTKANVGISMHKGADIAKATADISLLKDDIMSVALVKELANKTMDLISSNFRSTVGVNTAILSAATLGMLNPIATAMLHNGTTIWLLLNSMKGVKFKSK; translated from the coding sequence TTGACTCACAAAAATAAGATCACTCTAGCTCACAAGAGTAAAAATAGAGCGAGGTTTATTTGCGAGAGCCTAAACGCTAGAAGCGACGTCAGCGCTATCGAGGCTGCGATCTCAGAGCGAACTGATGCACTAAGTGTTCGTGTAAATAAATACGCAAAAAGCATTATCGTTGAATACGATAAAAACTACGATAAAATTTTAAACTTTATCAAGAGCTATGAATTTCCAACAAAGGCAAAAGATCCAAATTTGCCAAGCAAGGCAAATATCTATAAGGCTGCTGCTGCACTTGGCATAACGCCATTTATGAGTAACAAAACTCTAAAATCAGCCGTGACTCTTTACGCCACAGCTCCAAATCTAATAGAAGGTGCAAAAGAGCTAAGGCATGAGGGTATCACTTCAAAAGTGCTTGAGGCAACTGCCATTGGTACTAGCCTAGCAATGGGCGATCATTTAGCAGCAAATAGCACAAATTTGATGATAAATATCGGCGAATATATGGAAGAAAGTGCTAGCCACAGAAGTGATGATCTCATCAAAGAGCTAGCAAAACCAAATATCGAAGAAGTCTGGGTCGAGAGAAATTTAAATGGTGAAAAGACGCTTGAAAAAGTAAAAACCGAAAATTTAAAAAAGGGCGACATCGTAGTAGTTGGAGCTGGTGAGACGATAGGTGTTGATGGTTATATCGTTGAAGGTAATGCCGATGTAAATCAAGTCTCAATGACCGGAGAGGCTGAGCCTATACCAAAAGCTAGAGGCGACCGTGTTATAAGTGGCACCGTGGTTGATGAAGGTAGGATAAAAATTTGGGCTGAAAATGTAGGCAGCGACACAGCGACAGCTAGGATCAAAGAGTACATACAAACTTCACTCAATGAAAAATCAGCCATTGGTGTAAAAGCGTTAAAACTAGCTGATAAACTTGTGCCTGTTACGCTCTCGCTTGCTGGACTTTCATACATTATAAATAAAAATATGAATAGCGTTGCTAGCGTACTTCAAGCGGACTACTCTTGCGCATTAAAGCTTGCTACACCAGTTGCTTTTAAATCAAGTATCTCAAAAGCTGGTAGAAATGGCATTCTTGTAAAAGGTGCAAAGGCGATCGAGGCTTTAAGTTCAGTTGATACTTTTGTATTTGACAAAACTGGCACTCTGACACATGGACGCCTAAGTGTAGTTGAAATTTACTCATTTAAAGAGGGCTTTTCTCAAAATGATATATTAAATTTAACTGCAAGTGCTGAGGAACACTACTTTCATCCAGTAGCCGAAGCAATAGTTGAAGCTGCAAATAAGCGTGGTTTCCACCATATTCATCACGATGAAGTTGAATTTATTGTAGCTCATGGCGTAAAAACTGCGATGCACGGCAAAGAGGTAGTTATCGGCAGTAGACACTTCTTAGAAGATGACGAGATGATAAGCTTTAAAGCTCATGAAGCTTTAATAAGCGAAGCATTAAATAGCGGTTTAACCTTACTCTACGTAGGATATGATAAGGAGCTGGTCGGCGTCATTGCTATGAAAGATGATATGAGAGAAAACGCAAAAGACATGGTGGCAAAACTACGCAGTCTTGGCGTAAAAGAGGTCGTCATGCTAAGCGGCGACATCAAAAGCAAGGCTGAAGAAGTAGCACGTGAGCTTGGACTTGATAGGGTCTATGCGGAGTGCTTACCAACAGATAAAGCAGCTATTATCGAAGAGCTAAAGAGTGAGGGCAAAAAAGTAGCCTTTGTGGGAGATGGCATAAATGATGCTCCAAGCCTAACTAAAGCAAATGTGGGCATAAGTATGCACAAAGGTGCTGATATAGCTAAAGCGACGGCTGACATAAGTCTTTTAAAAGACGATATCATGAGCGTAGCTCTCGTAAAAGAGCTAGCAAATAAAACAATGGATTTAATTAGCTCAAATTTCCGCTCAACCGTTGGCGTAAACACAGCTATACTAAGTGCTGCGACACTTGGTATGTTAAATCCAATAGCAACTGCCATGCTTCATAATGGCACAACGATTTGGCTTTTATTAAATTCAATGAAGGGTGTAAAATTCAAATCAAAATAA